A window of Nomascus leucogenys isolate Asia chromosome X, Asia_NLE_v1, whole genome shotgun sequence contains these coding sequences:
- the PRR32 gene encoding proline-rich protein 32, producing the protein MACIENILGGHAPSPLVVSVDKNGNQELHHDMPLQCLSSKPEDDAEPWGQPQVPLRPSVNVLTDLDSKQLEWPSERTGSCIPLHSLRAHGHPYGPPPAVAEESLATAEVNSSDALAGWRQEGQDAINVSWEVSGGPPALIVGGTKVNNRGTERGNNNARLHVALPRGKGFFPPRGPQVRGPSHITTLRSGIVMEVPPRNTRIACRGKLAHVSFPLRGPGHPMHNWPRPIPLSSSTPGLPSCSTAHCFIPPRPPIFNPFLTMPLPFAPPPIFGPPLPSYFAHFHSGGMPAPASPNREHS; encoded by the exons ATGGCTTGTATTGAAAACAT CCTTGGAGGGCACGCCCCTTCACCCTTGGTAGTATCTGTGGACAAAAATGGGAACCAGGAGCTGCACCACGACATGCCCCTGCAATGTCTGAGTTCCAAGCCGGAGGATGACGCAGAGCCCTGGGGTCAACCTCAAGTACCGCTGAGACCTTCCGTCAATGTGCTGACTGATCTGGATAGCAAGCAACTGGAGTGGCCCTCTGAGAGAACAGGATCCTGCATTCCTCTTCATAGTTTGAGAGCTCATGGACACCCCTATGGGCCACCACCTGCTGTTGCAGAAGAGTCCCTAGCAACAGCAGAAGTAAATAGCTCTGATGCACTGgcaggctggaggcaggagggacAGGATGCTATTAATGTGTCCTGGGAAGTCTCTGGCGGCCCTCCTGCACTGATAGTAGGGGGCACAAAGGTCAACAATAGGGGCACTGAGAGAGGCAATAATAATGCAAGGTTGCATGTGGCTTTGCCACGAGGTAAAGGATTCTTTCCACCCAGGGGCCCACAAGTGAGAGGCCCTTCACATATTACCACCCTTAGATCAGGGATAGTAATGGAGGTGCCTCCCAGAAATACACGAATAGCCTGCAGAGGAAAGCTGGCTCATGTTTCTTTCCCACTCAGGGGCCCAGGCCACCCCATGCATAATTGGCCAAGGCCTATCCCGTTGTCTTCCAGTACTCCAGGTTTACCTTCTTGCTCTACTGCTCATTGTTTCATCCCTCCTCGACCTCCGATTTTCAATCCCTTTCTCACTATGCCTCTTCCTTTTGCTCCTCCTCCGATATTTGGTCCTCCACTGCCTTCTTATTTTGCCCATTTCCATTCTGGGGGAATGCCAGCTCCTGCATCACCCAACAGAGAGCACAGCTGA